One part of the Musa acuminata AAA Group cultivar baxijiao chromosome BXJ1-5, Cavendish_Baxijiao_AAA, whole genome shotgun sequence genome encodes these proteins:
- the LOC135673449 gene encoding uncharacterized protein LOC135673449 isoform X2 — MPIVSSFYAATVGGLVAFSLLMLLASAPAASGASSHVVLGGGEISPKSILGGENLAPWANGLLRFSPVASGPPALAPDAKIPLVLAEKRTRRPDILNKFSIYRGGWDVTDKHYWASVGFTGAAGFVLAFVWFILFALALGTHHYYRWSIEIDEKNSSCSKQICLLLLLVFTCAALIGCVLLSVGQDDFHGEVLDTLDFVVNQSDFTVQVLKNVTDFLLLAKTINVDQLSLPRDVQNKVDKINVDLNDAANTLSVLSVLRHKHAIYIFIISGWLLVAVTFVLCGFFVIVSNAVGDTCAAMGEWVHNSRAETSLSNILPCVDEQTTNLTLYQSKEVIVQLVNVVNTAISSQVKTVSYNQSGVLMPPLCSPYDSRMHERQCEPGEVSFVNASKVWQNYTCVISDSGLCGTVAGGVTPEVYNQLVAAVNASYALDHYTPFLLNLQNCQFVRGAFNSITTFFCPRLKLDLRMVTAGLGLISSGVMLCLILWVLYANRPQREEVFAKQHGIKTVVVAQTP, encoded by the exons ATGCCGATCGTCTCCTCTTTCTATGCCGCCACGGTCGGAGGTCTCGTCGCCTTCTCTCTCCTCATGCTCTTGGCCTCCGCTCCTGCGGCATCCGGGGCTTCTTCGCATGTCGTCCTCGGTGGAGGGGAGATCTCCCCCAAGTCTATACTCG GAGGGGAGAATTTGGCGCCGTGGGCGAATGGACTCTTGCGGTTCTCTCCCGTCGCATCGGGTCCTCCTGCATTAGCTCCCGATGCGAAGATTCCACTGGTTTTGGCGGAGAAGAGAACGAGGCGGCCTGATATCCTGAACAAGTTCAGTATATATCGTGGTGGTTGGGATGTTACCGACAAGCACTATTGGGCG TCCGTTGGATTTACGGGAGCTGCTGGGTTTGTTCTTGCATTCGTATGGTTTATTTTGTTTGCGCTGGCTTTGGGTACACATCATTATTATAGATGGAGCATTGAGATCGATGAGAAAAATTCATCTTGCTCAAAGCAGATTTGTCTTCTCTTGCTACTGGTTTTCACTTGTGCAGCATT GATTGGATGTGTTCTTCTTTCAGTTGGTCAGGATGACTTCCATGGTGAAGTACTGGATACTTTAGATTTTGTTGTGAATCAATCAGACTTCACTGTTCAGGTTCTCAAGAATGTCACAGATTTTCTTTTACTGGCCAAGACGATCAATGTGGACCAGCTTTCTCTTCCAAGGGATGTTCAGAATAAAGTTGATAAAATAAACGTTGATCTCAATGATGCTGCTAATACACTATCAG TGCTGTCAGTTCTTAGGCATAAACATGCCATCTACAT aTTTATCATAAGTGGGTGGCTGCTGGTGGCAGTTACTTTTGTTCTCTGTGGATTTTTTGTTATTGTCAGCAA TGCCGTTGGGGATACCTGCGCTGCAATGGGCGAATGGGTCCACAACTCCCGAGCAGAGACGTCACTTAGTAATATTCTTCCTTGTGTTGATGAGCAAACAACAAATCTTACATTGTATCAGAGTAAAGAAGTGATTGTTCAGCTCGTCAATGTAGTCAACACCGCAATATCTTCCCAAGTTAAAACTGTGTCTTACAACCAGTCTGGAGTGTTGATGCCACCTCTCTGCTCTCCTTATGATTCTCGGATGCATGAACGGCAGTGTGAACCTGGGGAAGTGTCATTTGTGAATGCTTCAAAG GTATGGCAGAACTACACTTGCGTCATCTCAGATTCAGGACTTTGTGGCACAGTCGCAGGTGGGGTGACTCCAGAGGTTTACAACCAGCTGGTTGCAGCTGTGAATGCGAGTTATGCCCTCGATCATTACACGCCCTTCTTGCTCAACCTTCAGAACTGCCAGTTTGTCAGAGGGGCTTTCAACTCCATCACCACCTTCTTTTGCCCCCGTTTGAAGCTTGATCTACGGATGGTCACTGCAGGGCTGGGCCTCATCTCCTCAGGGGTCATGCTCTGCCTCATCTTATGGGTGTTGTATGCAAACCGCCCCCAAAGGGAGGAGGTGTTTGCGAAGCAACATGGAATTAAGACTGTCGTGGTTGCTCAAACTCCCTGA
- the LOC135673449 gene encoding uncharacterized protein LOC135673449 isoform X1, with amino-acid sequence MPIVSSFYAATVGGLVAFSLLMLLASAPAASGASSHVVLGGGEISPKSILGGENLAPWANGLLRFSPVASGPPALAPDAKIPLVLAEKRTRRPDILNKFSIYRGGWDVTDKHYWASVGFTGAAGFVLAFVWFILFALALGTHHYYRWSIEIDEKNSSCSKQICLLLLLVFTCAALIGCVLLSVGQDDFHGEVLDTLDFVVNQSDFTVQVLKNVTDFLLLAKTINVDQLSLPRDVQNKVDKINVDLNDAANTLSGETAKSSGKIREVFDDIRCTLIVVATMMLLLAILGFLLSVLRHKHAIYIFIISGWLLVAVTFVLCGFFVIVSNAVGDTCAAMGEWVHNSRAETSLSNILPCVDEQTTNLTLYQSKEVIVQLVNVVNTAISSQVKTVSYNQSGVLMPPLCSPYDSRMHERQCEPGEVSFVNASKVWQNYTCVISDSGLCGTVAGGVTPEVYNQLVAAVNASYALDHYTPFLLNLQNCQFVRGAFNSITTFFCPRLKLDLRMVTAGLGLISSGVMLCLILWVLYANRPQREEVFAKQHGIKTVVVAQTP; translated from the exons ATGCCGATCGTCTCCTCTTTCTATGCCGCCACGGTCGGAGGTCTCGTCGCCTTCTCTCTCCTCATGCTCTTGGCCTCCGCTCCTGCGGCATCCGGGGCTTCTTCGCATGTCGTCCTCGGTGGAGGGGAGATCTCCCCCAAGTCTATACTCG GAGGGGAGAATTTGGCGCCGTGGGCGAATGGACTCTTGCGGTTCTCTCCCGTCGCATCGGGTCCTCCTGCATTAGCTCCCGATGCGAAGATTCCACTGGTTTTGGCGGAGAAGAGAACGAGGCGGCCTGATATCCTGAACAAGTTCAGTATATATCGTGGTGGTTGGGATGTTACCGACAAGCACTATTGGGCG TCCGTTGGATTTACGGGAGCTGCTGGGTTTGTTCTTGCATTCGTATGGTTTATTTTGTTTGCGCTGGCTTTGGGTACACATCATTATTATAGATGGAGCATTGAGATCGATGAGAAAAATTCATCTTGCTCAAAGCAGATTTGTCTTCTCTTGCTACTGGTTTTCACTTGTGCAGCATT GATTGGATGTGTTCTTCTTTCAGTTGGTCAGGATGACTTCCATGGTGAAGTACTGGATACTTTAGATTTTGTTGTGAATCAATCAGACTTCACTGTTCAGGTTCTCAAGAATGTCACAGATTTTCTTTTACTGGCCAAGACGATCAATGTGGACCAGCTTTCTCTTCCAAGGGATGTTCAGAATAAAGTTGATAAAATAAACGTTGATCTCAATGATGCTGCTAATACACTATCAGGTGAAACAGCTAAAAGTTCCGGGAAAATAAGAGAAGTTTTTGATGACAT ACGTTGCACATTAATTGTGGTAGCAACTATGATGCTTCTTTTGGCCATCCTTGGTTTTT TGCTGTCAGTTCTTAGGCATAAACATGCCATCTACAT aTTTATCATAAGTGGGTGGCTGCTGGTGGCAGTTACTTTTGTTCTCTGTGGATTTTTTGTTATTGTCAGCAA TGCCGTTGGGGATACCTGCGCTGCAATGGGCGAATGGGTCCACAACTCCCGAGCAGAGACGTCACTTAGTAATATTCTTCCTTGTGTTGATGAGCAAACAACAAATCTTACATTGTATCAGAGTAAAGAAGTGATTGTTCAGCTCGTCAATGTAGTCAACACCGCAATATCTTCCCAAGTTAAAACTGTGTCTTACAACCAGTCTGGAGTGTTGATGCCACCTCTCTGCTCTCCTTATGATTCTCGGATGCATGAACGGCAGTGTGAACCTGGGGAAGTGTCATTTGTGAATGCTTCAAAG GTATGGCAGAACTACACTTGCGTCATCTCAGATTCAGGACTTTGTGGCACAGTCGCAGGTGGGGTGACTCCAGAGGTTTACAACCAGCTGGTTGCAGCTGTGAATGCGAGTTATGCCCTCGATCATTACACGCCCTTCTTGCTCAACCTTCAGAACTGCCAGTTTGTCAGAGGGGCTTTCAACTCCATCACCACCTTCTTTTGCCCCCGTTTGAAGCTTGATCTACGGATGGTCACTGCAGGGCTGGGCCTCATCTCCTCAGGGGTCATGCTCTGCCTCATCTTATGGGTGTTGTATGCAAACCGCCCCCAAAGGGAGGAGGTGTTTGCGAAGCAACATGGAATTAAGACTGTCGTGGTTGCTCAAACTCCCTGA